A genomic region of Cannabis sativa cultivar Pink pepper isolate KNU-18-1 chromosome 1, ASM2916894v1, whole genome shotgun sequence contains the following coding sequences:
- the LOC115704622 gene encoding protein SODIUM POTASSIUM ROOT DEFECTIVE 2, with protein MGRLNFGKLLDCLCLSSSGSNCFCINSIGFEDDYDEFEKSSLLTTSEKSQLLTLKDVVSGKPTLAFQLKPKMVMLRVSMHCNGCARKVEKHISKIEGVTSYKVDLESKMVVVIGDILPFEVLESVSKVKNAEIWTNSLSS; from the exons CTCAATTTTGGGAAACTATTAGATTGTCTTTGCCTTTCTTCTTCTGGGTCAAACTGTTTTTGCATCAACTCCATTGGATTTGAAGATGATTATGATGAGTTTGAGAAAAGCTCATTACTCACAACAAGTGAAAAATCCCAGTTGCTCACATTGAAGGATGTTGTTTCTGGAAAACCAACTTTGGCTTTTCAACTTAAGCCTAAG ATGGTCATGTTAAGGGTTTCCATGCATTGTAATGGCTGTGCTAGAAAAGTTGAGAAACATATCTCAAAAATTGAAG GGGTGACCTCGTATAAAGTTGATTTAGAGTCCAAGATGGTAGTTGTAATTGGAGACATTCTTCCTTTTGAGGTGCTAGAGAGTGTCTCCAAGGTCAAGAATGCAGAGATTTGGACTAATTCTCTATCTTcatga